The following coding sequences are from one Geothrix sp. window:
- a CDS encoding 5-formyltetrahydrofolate cyclo-ligase translates to MDTKAEFRAHLKARRDALPAPTREASSTAIGTHLDRLCRDRHYTRIGAFWPFGSEVDLRPAIAAHPAWLWFFPRVASTHPPRLAWGTEPLEKGQWGLMEPALAQHFLPPVQVLLVPGLAFDEEGYRIGYGRGFYDALLAKLPEDVLTVGLGFETQMHLPVPVEPHDWPVQALLSERGLRFLRPEA, encoded by the coding sequence ATGGACACCAAGGCCGAGTTCCGCGCCCACCTGAAGGCCCGCCGGGATGCGCTACCCGCACCCACCCGCGAGGCGTCGTCGACGGCCATCGGCACCCATCTCGACCGCCTCTGCCGGGACCGCCACTACACCCGCATCGGCGCCTTCTGGCCCTTCGGCTCGGAGGTGGACCTGCGTCCAGCCATTGCCGCCCACCCGGCCTGGCTCTGGTTCTTCCCCAGGGTGGCCTCGACCCATCCCCCCCGATTGGCCTGGGGCACCGAGCCCCTGGAAAAGGGCCAGTGGGGACTCATGGAGCCCGCCCTGGCACAGCACTTCCTCCCGCCGGTGCAGGTGCTGCTGGTGCCCGGCCTCGCCTTCGACGAGGAGGGCTACCGCATCGGCTACGGCCGGGGCTTCTACGATGCCCTGCTGGCGAAGCTCCCGGAAGATGTGCTCACCGTGGGCCTGGGTTTTGAAACCCAGATGCACCTGCCCGTACCCGTAGAGCCCCACGACTGGCCCGTCCAGGCCCTCCTGAGCGAGCGTGGTCTTCGTTTCCTGAGGCCTGAAGCCTGA
- a CDS encoding phospholipase D-like domain-containing protein yields MNLRFPLLILMACASLGAQSPVTRLVQSIPAETDLADPELPFAKDVWVEMIQGAKASIDAAEFYVTSRPGSALEPVLSELEKAGARGVKVRFLLSSKMLDQDPVSVARLRRIPGADVRAFDLTGVSKGILHAKYFVVDGREAFLGSQNFDWRALEHIHELGVRTTEPVIVSRLARLFTLDWAFVEGRKLPDFPPQPPMSARSQVELVASPPFLTPRDVRPSIEALVDLLEQAKQTVRVQLLTYSPISGQDHYWPRLDNALRAAAVRGVKVKLLVSDWVLGGRALPHLKALALIPNLEVKVASIPEAKEGHIPFSRTVHSKYLVVDEAHLALGTSNWEESYFTESRNIELIFRDSPLAAQATGIFERLWGSRYAFALDPAKVYERRKVD; encoded by the coding sequence ATGAACCTGCGTTTCCCGCTGCTGATCCTGATGGCCTGCGCGAGCCTCGGCGCCCAATCCCCGGTCACCCGCCTGGTGCAGTCCATCCCAGCGGAGACTGACCTTGCGGACCCCGAGCTGCCCTTCGCCAAGGATGTGTGGGTGGAGATGATCCAGGGGGCGAAGGCATCGATCGACGCCGCGGAATTCTACGTCACCAGCCGACCGGGGAGTGCCCTGGAGCCGGTGCTGTCCGAACTGGAGAAGGCTGGCGCCAGGGGCGTGAAGGTGCGCTTCCTGCTTTCGTCGAAGATGCTCGACCAGGATCCGGTCTCCGTGGCGCGGCTCAGGCGCATTCCCGGGGCCGACGTGCGCGCCTTCGATCTGACGGGTGTCTCGAAGGGCATCCTCCACGCCAAGTACTTCGTGGTGGATGGTCGCGAAGCCTTCCTGGGCAGCCAGAACTTCGACTGGCGGGCCCTGGAGCACATCCACGAGCTGGGTGTGCGCACCACCGAGCCCGTGATCGTCTCCAGGCTCGCGAGGCTCTTCACCCTCGACTGGGCCTTCGTGGAGGGTCGCAAGCTGCCTGACTTTCCACCCCAACCACCCATGTCCGCGCGCTCGCAGGTGGAGCTGGTGGCCAGCCCTCCCTTCCTGACGCCCAGGGACGTCCGGCCCTCCATCGAGGCCCTGGTGGACCTCCTGGAGCAGGCGAAGCAGACCGTGCGCGTGCAGCTGCTCACCTACTCGCCCATCTCGGGGCAGGACCACTATTGGCCGAGGCTGGACAACGCCCTGCGCGCCGCGGCGGTACGGGGCGTGAAGGTGAAGCTGCTGGTATCGGATTGGGTGCTGGGGGGCCGGGCCCTGCCACACCTGAAGGCCCTGGCACTCATCCCGAACCTGGAAGTGAAGGTGGCGTCCATTCCGGAAGCCAAGGAAGGGCACATCCCCTTCTCCCGCACCGTCCACAGCAAATACCTGGTGGTGGACGAGGCCCATCTGGCCCTGGGCACCAGCAACTGGGAGGAGAGCTACTTCACGGAGTCGCGCAACATCGAGCTGATCTTCCGCGACTCGCCCCTGGCGGCCCAGGCAACGGGCATCTTCGAACGCTTGTGGGGCAGTCGGTACGCCTTCGCGCTCGACCCTGCCAAGGTCTACGAAAGGCGCAAGGTGGATTAG
- the mqnE gene encoding aminofutalosine synthase MqnE, whose amino-acid sequence MLSLQSRIRDPRLLPLADKVLRGERLSFEDGLLLYETPDLNGVGAMAHQVRLRKHGHAAYYVVSRRLSYTNVCYTHCQFCAFQAKPGDPRAYSLSAEDIIRELEKPENAGVRELHMTSGHNPKLKVDYFVDLFTKIKTRFPTIHLKVFTMIEMDYYARISGLSTDAFLDRCMAAGLESCPGGGAEIFDEALREKICIGKKDAQVWLDTAAICHRKGLPTNCTMLYGHIEEAKHRVDHLLRLRKLQDESLAAGYTGFLAYIPLAYQNEDNELSATHVIHETTGTQDLREIAVARLLLDNIPHIKAYWVMISPGLAQAGLSYGADDLDGTVIAEEIAHLAGAKSPQGLQQDELVRLIREAGFEALERDNLYNVYAAV is encoded by the coding sequence ATGTTGTCACTGCAATCGAGGATCCGCGACCCGCGCCTGCTGCCCCTGGCGGACAAGGTGCTACGCGGCGAACGCCTGAGCTTCGAGGACGGCCTGCTGCTCTATGAGACGCCCGACCTCAACGGCGTGGGCGCCATGGCCCACCAGGTACGGCTCCGGAAGCATGGCCACGCCGCCTACTACGTGGTGAGCCGCCGCCTCTCGTACACGAACGTCTGCTACACCCACTGCCAGTTCTGCGCCTTCCAGGCCAAGCCCGGCGATCCCCGGGCCTATTCCCTGTCGGCCGAGGACATCATCAGGGAGCTGGAAAAGCCAGAGAACGCAGGGGTCCGCGAGCTGCACATGACCTCGGGGCACAACCCCAAGCTGAAGGTCGACTACTTCGTGGATCTGTTCACGAAGATCAAGACCCGCTTCCCGACCATCCACCTCAAGGTCTTCACCATGATCGAGATGGACTACTATGCCCGGATCTCCGGCCTCAGCACCGACGCCTTCCTGGACCGCTGCATGGCCGCGGGCCTGGAGAGCTGCCCCGGCGGCGGCGCGGAGATCTTCGACGAAGCGCTGCGCGAGAAGATCTGCATCGGCAAGAAGGACGCCCAGGTCTGGCTGGATACTGCGGCCATCTGCCATCGCAAGGGGCTGCCCACCAACTGCACCATGCTCTACGGCCACATCGAAGAGGCGAAGCACCGGGTGGACCACCTGCTCCGCCTGCGCAAGCTGCAGGATGAATCCCTGGCCGCGGGCTACACGGGCTTTCTCGCCTACATCCCCCTGGCCTACCAGAACGAGGACAACGAGCTGAGCGCCACGCACGTGATCCACGAGACCACGGGCACGCAGGACCTGCGGGAGATCGCCGTGGCCCGCCTGCTGCTCGACAACATCCCGCACATCAAGGCCTACTGGGTGATGATCTCGCCGGGTCTCGCGCAGGCGGGCCTGAGCTACGGCGCCGACGACCTGGACGGCACCGTCATCGCCGAGGAGATCGCCCACCTGGCCGGCGCCAAGAGCCCCCAGGGCCTGCAGCAGGACGAGCTGGTCCGCCTCATCCGCGAGGCCGGCTTCGAGGCCCTGGAGCGGGACAACCTCTACAACGTCTACGCCGCGGTCTAA
- a CDS encoding sensor histidine kinase, protein MGQFGLSGNARTVLFQTCLVVLSILALTLSALRARRGGHEALGWRLLSLSLLSNTLIQAVRILSFTGHPLPKVMQNVSILLQVVGSLLLFWTLLSWHLSPKTRFDRIRHGLDGLLFAIAVFFILWGLVLGPVFLGDRFPIADRFIWLTTFLVYDLLLGLAVFFGLTDPSRFRGPLGWLAVAFLLAALHNFKWLLDVLSGNPVFHFPAGPFIFLIPLVYLGAVLSPAPVGPATRPPDQAPAVHILPYVPVLGATVLGIWLLVTGTGPGHRLVLVWLALGLVLVLLIRQYLALKDFLTLSQQLESRVAERTRALEQAQALLLRTERMNSLATLGAGLAHDMNNMLSAIQSRAELVIMDLDEGKLPNRKDMLRVQEATQLAAALSGRLMALGRQDSEPPRLLDLGEELRAIQPLLQVLLPRGLTLRLDGSGPMPFHGTRGMLEQILVNLVGNARDAMPSGGVIMLRGRAPSPEEGPVGPLLEIEDTGTGIPEELQAQVFKPFFTTKAPGIGTGLGLASVKSLLEKAGGSIRFVSRAGRGTTFQVRLPYAAEDT, encoded by the coding sequence GTGGGCCAATTCGGGCTTTCCGGCAATGCCCGGACCGTCCTCTTCCAGACCTGCCTGGTGGTCCTCTCCATCCTGGCCCTCACCCTGTCCGCCCTGCGCGCCAGGAGAGGGGGGCACGAAGCCCTGGGCTGGAGGCTGCTGTCGCTTTCCCTGCTCAGCAACACGCTCATCCAGGCGGTCCGGATCCTCAGCTTCACCGGCCATCCCCTGCCCAAGGTGATGCAGAACGTGTCCATCCTCCTGCAGGTGGTCGGGTCGCTCCTCCTCTTCTGGACCCTGCTGAGCTGGCACCTGTCCCCCAAGACGCGCTTCGATCGCATCCGCCACGGCCTGGATGGCCTCCTGTTCGCCATCGCGGTCTTCTTCATCCTGTGGGGGCTGGTGCTGGGGCCGGTCTTCCTGGGTGACCGGTTCCCGATCGCGGACCGTTTCATCTGGCTGACGACCTTTCTCGTCTATGACCTGCTGCTCGGCCTGGCCGTGTTCTTCGGCCTCACCGATCCCTCCCGCTTCCGGGGCCCCCTGGGCTGGCTGGCGGTGGCCTTCCTCCTGGCCGCCCTGCACAACTTCAAGTGGCTGCTGGATGTGCTTTCCGGGAACCCCGTGTTCCATTTCCCCGCAGGACCCTTCATCTTCCTCATTCCCCTGGTCTACCTCGGTGCAGTTCTGTCGCCCGCGCCAGTGGGCCCCGCCACGCGGCCCCCGGATCAGGCACCGGCGGTCCACATCCTGCCCTATGTCCCGGTCCTGGGAGCGACGGTGCTGGGCATCTGGCTCCTGGTCACCGGAACGGGCCCCGGGCACCGGCTCGTCCTGGTCTGGCTCGCCCTTGGCCTCGTCCTGGTCCTGCTCATCCGGCAATACCTGGCGCTCAAGGATTTCCTCACCCTCTCCCAGCAGCTCGAGAGCCGGGTCGCCGAGCGGACCCGAGCCCTGGAGCAGGCCCAGGCCCTGCTCCTGCGCACGGAGCGCATGAACTCGCTCGCCACGCTCGGCGCAGGGCTGGCCCACGACATGAACAACATGTTGAGCGCCATCCAGAGCCGGGCGGAGCTCGTCATCATGGACCTGGATGAGGGCAAACTTCCGAACCGCAAGGACATGCTCCGGGTCCAGGAGGCCACCCAGCTGGCGGCTGCCCTGAGCGGCCGGTTGATGGCCCTGGGCCGCCAGGACTCCGAACCCCCGCGCCTCCTGGATCTGGGCGAGGAACTGCGGGCGATCCAGCCCCTGCTCCAGGTGCTGCTGCCCCGGGGCCTGACCCTCCGCCTGGACGGCTCCGGCCCCATGCCCTTCCATGGCACACGCGGCATGCTGGAGCAGATCCTGGTGAACCTCGTCGGCAATGCCCGGGACGCCATGCCCTCCGGGGGCGTCATCATGCTTAGGGGCCGTGCTCCCAGCCCCGAGGAGGGCCCGGTGGGTCCCCTCCTCGAGATCGAGGACACCGGCACCGGCATCCCCGAGGAGTTGCAGGCCCAGGTATTCAAGCCCTTCTTCACCACCAAGGCCCCCGGCATCGGAACCGGGCTTGGCCTCGCCTCCGTGAAATCCCTGCTGGAGAAGGCCGGAGGCTCCATCCGGTTCGTCAGCCGCGCCGGCCGGGGAACCACCTTCCAGGTCCGGCTGCCCTATGCCGCCGAGGACACCTGA